A single genomic interval of halophilic archaeon DL31 harbors:
- a CDS encoding thioesterase superfamily protein (PFAM: Thioesterase superfamily~KEGG: hbo:Hbor_02160 acyl-CoA hydrolase), whose protein sequence is MVRLLASYTETSEVLMPDATNNLGRGRGGWVLHRMDIGGVIAARRFAQSQVVTASIDRVDFHAPIDLGDIVVLTAYVYDVGETSMQVRVDVTAERPSERRERETASSHLTFVAIDEDEAVRPVPDLEIESERERELKRTASGAMLASQKRS, encoded by the coding sequence ATGGTGAGGCTGCTCGCCTCCTACACTGAGACGAGCGAGGTGCTGATGCCCGACGCGACCAACAACCTGGGCCGTGGCCGCGGGGGGTGGGTGCTCCACCGGATGGACATCGGCGGGGTCATCGCCGCACGGCGGTTCGCCCAGTCGCAGGTCGTGACCGCGAGCATCGACCGGGTGGATTTTCACGCCCCCATCGATCTCGGGGATATCGTCGTGTTGACCGCCTACGTCTACGACGTGGGCGAGACGAGCATGCAGGTCCGAGTAGACGTGACCGCCGAACGGCCCAGCGAGCGCCGCGAGCGCGAGACCGCCTCCTCACACCTGACGTTCGTCGCGATCGACGAGGACGAGGCGGTCCGACCAGTGCCTGACCTAGAAATTGAAAGCGAGCGCGAACGAGAGCTCAAGCGAACCGCTTCGGGTGCGATGCTCGCCAGTCAGAAGAGGTCGTGA